TCTCGTCGCTCTGCACGCCGCCAACGGCGCCCGTGATGGTGACGAGGAAGCGAGCCTTCGCTGCGTCATCGAAGACGTCACGGTACAGCGTGCCTGCCTGGCCGAAGTCGCTATCCTCCGCGTGCAGGGCGGCGGCCGAGCGCTGCAGGGCACCGTCACTTTCCCAGCTGCCCTCGCCCGCGGCGGCGGCATCGGCGACCGGCCCGCCGAACGAGTTCGGCGCGTAGACCGGGGCGCTTGCCGACTTGAAGCCGTGACGCGTCGCACCGTCCTGCGAGTAGTTATTGACGGGCGCGACCGGAGCGTTCACCGGCAGCTCGTTGTAATTCGTGCCGACGCGGTAACGCTGGGCATCCGGGTACGAGAACACGCGAGCCAACAGCATCTTGTCGGGGCTGATGTCGATACCGGGCACCGTGTTCGCGGGCGAGAAGGCGGCCTGCTCGATCTGCGCGAAGAAGTTCTCGGGGTTCTGGTTCAGCGTGTGCACGCCCACCTCGATCAGCGGGTAGTCCGCGTGCGGCCAGACCTTCGTGAGGTCGAACGGGTTGAAGCGGTACGTCTTCGCGTCCTCGTACGGCATGACCTGAACCGAGAGCTTCCAGGCGGGGAAATCCCCACGCTCAATGGCCTCGTACAGGTCCCGGCGGTAGTAGTCGGCATCGGCGCCGGCGATCTGCTCGGCTTCCTCGTTCGACATTTCTTCGTTGCCCTGCAGCGCCTCGAAGTGGTACTTCACCCAGAAGCGCTCGCCCGCAGCATTGATCCACTGGTAGGTGTGCGAGCCGAAGCCGGGCATGCTGCGCCACGAGCGCGGCAGGCCACGGTCGCCCATGAGATAGGTCACCTGGTGAGCCGACTCGGGCGAGAGGCTCCAGAAGTCCCACTGCATGTCGGCGTCGCGCAGGCCCGACCCCGGAAGGCGCTTCTGCGAGTGGATGAAGTCAGGGAACTTGATGCCGTCGCGGATAAAGAAGACCGGGGTGTTGTTGCCGACGATGTCGTAGTTGCCCTCGCTCGTGTAGAACTTCACCGAGAAGCCACGCACGTCGCGCCAAGTGTCAGGCGAGCCCTGCTCGCCGGCGACCGACGAGAAGCGCTGCACGGTCTCCGTCGTCGCACCCGGCTGGAACACCGCCGCACGCGTGAACGCCGAAACGTCACCCGTGACAACGAACTCACCGAATGCGCCGCCGCCCTTGGCGTGCACGACGCGCTCGGGAGTGCGTTCACGGGCAAACTGCGCTAGCTTCTCAACGAGGTAGCGGTCATGCAGCGCGATCGCGCCGTCGGTGCCAGCAGCGAGCGAGTGCGCGTCGCTCGCAACCGGGGTACCGGTCTGGGTGGTCGTCGGGTTGGGGTTCGACATAGTGCTCCTTCGATTTTCGGGTACGGGACAAGTCATTGGGCGCGACGAATAACGCCACCGTCGGTGCGGCGCGCATCAGTGCGAGAAAGAGTGCGGGTTGTGGACGATCAGGCGGCGGCCTACGCGGCCGCCTGACATTCGGGGCACAGGCCCCAGAACGTCACTTCGGCGGATTGCACCGCAAACCCAGCCGTCGAGGACGGCACCAGGCAGGGCGCGTGCCCCACGACACAGTCGACGTCAGCAACCGC
This genomic stretch from Leucobacter sp. CX169 harbors:
- a CDS encoding catalase, with translation MSNPNPTTTQTGTPVASDAHSLAAGTDGAIALHDRYLVEKLAQFARERTPERVVHAKGGGAFGEFVVTGDVSAFTRAAVFQPGATTETVQRFSSVAGEQGSPDTWRDVRGFSVKFYTSEGNYDIVGNNTPVFFIRDGIKFPDFIHSQKRLPGSGLRDADMQWDFWSLSPESAHQVTYLMGDRGLPRSWRSMPGFGSHTYQWINAAGERFWVKYHFEALQGNEEMSNEEAEQIAGADADYYRRDLYEAIERGDFPAWKLSVQVMPYEDAKTYRFNPFDLTKVWPHADYPLIEVGVHTLNQNPENFFAQIEQAAFSPANTVPGIDISPDKMLLARVFSYPDAQRYRVGTNYNELPVNAPVAPVNNYSQDGATRHGFKSASAPVYAPNSFGGPVADAAAAGEGSWESDGALQRSAAALHAEDSDFGQAGTLYRDVFDDAAKARFLVTITGAVGGVQSDEIRERAIQYWTNVDADLGQALRAALAK